The Clostridioides difficile genome has a segment encoding these proteins:
- a CDS encoding metallophosphoesterase, with protein MSLYAIGDLHFSTSVNKPMNIFGSNWDGHEKKIIDNWKEVVTEEDVVLVLGDTSWGINLSEARKDLDIINELPGKKILIKGNHDYWWTTVTSLNKLYENMSFIQTNFYEYKDYAICGGRGWICPNDVKFDETDEKVYKREENRLRLSLESAHKKGYSKIIVITHYPPTNDRLEESLFTKLFEEYNVEKVIYGHLHGKESFKMGLKGFRNGVEYILASCDYTEFNLIKVRD; from the coding sequence ATGAGTTTATATGCAATAGGTGATTTACATTTTTCAACATCAGTAAATAAGCCAATGAATATCTTTGGTAGTAATTGGGATGGTCATGAAAAAAAGATTATAGATAATTGGAAAGAGGTTGTTACAGAAGAAGATGTAGTACTAGTATTAGGGGATACATCTTGGGGAATTAATTTATCAGAAGCTAGAAAAGACTTAGACATAATAAATGAACTTCCAGGTAAAAAAATACTTATAAAGGGAAATCATGATTATTGGTGGACAACAGTTACAAGTTTGAACAAGTTATATGAAAATATGAGTTTTATTCAAACAAATTTTTATGAATACAAAGATTATGCAATTTGTGGAGGTAGAGGTTGGATATGCCCTAATGATGTTAAATTTGATGAGACTGATGAAAAAGTTTATAAAAGAGAAGAAAATAGATTAAGGCTGTCATTAGAGTCTGCCCATAAAAAAGGATATTCAAAAATAATAGTAATTACTCATTATCCTCCTACAAATGATAGATTAGAAGAGTCTTTATTTACAAAATTATTTGAAGAATATAATGTTGAAAAGGTGATTTATGGTCACTTGCATGGTAAAGAGTCTTTTAAAATGGGTCTAAAAGGGTTTCGAAATGGAGTTGAATATATATTAGCATCTTGTGATTATACAGAATTTAATTTAATAAAAGTTCGCGATTAA
- a CDS encoding GRP family sugar transporter, with amino-acid sequence MIISYFALLIRVVLLAFERVVVRLLGDEEGDIYKNIASSFLFFFIGGVCLLPFSITSKVGDWSFLLPCYISSLVYSIGSVAYVTSLATGEVSLVTPINSLNSLFLLLLSVIFLGESFSLAKVAGIIIMIGGVFILKNVSSLLKNASAILNNLPCRLMFLYIFFQSVGRVLDKAFYVQVSPILYSTILYFFVGLNLFVFLAFKKKQKVIYEIFSNKKGLSILSGAINGYSYLALLIALNNLELSIAEPFSQVSMIITLILAHFIFKENIKEKIPGSILILIGGWLLLL; translated from the coding sequence ATGATAATATCTTATTTTGCACTATTAATTAGAGTGGTGCTATTAGCTTTTGAAAGAGTAGTTGTGAGATTATTAGGTGATGAAGAAGGTGATATTTACAAAAATATAGCTTCATCATTTTTATTTTTCTTTATAGGTGGAGTATGTTTACTGCCATTCAGTATAACGAGTAAAGTTGGAGACTGGTCTTTTTTACTACCATGCTATATAAGTAGCTTAGTTTATTCAATTGGATCAGTAGCATATGTAACATCTCTAGCAACTGGTGAAGTTTCACTTGTAACTCCAATAAACAGTTTAAACTCACTATTTCTATTGCTTTTATCAGTTATATTTTTAGGTGAAAGTTTTAGTTTAGCAAAAGTTGCAGGAATTATAATTATGATTGGTGGAGTGTTTATATTAAAAAATGTAAGTTCTTTATTAAAAAATGCATCTGCCATTTTAAATAATCTACCATGTAGATTAATGTTTTTGTACATATTTTTTCAATCAGTAGGAAGGGTATTGGATAAGGCATTTTATGTTCAAGTATCTCCAATATTATATTCAACGATACTTTACTTTTTTGTCGGATTAAATCTATTTGTTTTTTTAGCATTTAAAAAGAAACAAAAAGTAATCTATGAAATATTTAGTAATAAGAAAGGACTTTCAATTTTAAGTGGGGCTATTAATGGGTATTCTTATCTAGCATTATTAATTGCTTTAAATAATTTAGAACTTAGTATAGCAGAACCATTTTCTCAAGTATCTATGATAATAACTTTAATACTTGCTCACTTTATATTTAAAGAAAATATTAAGGAAAAAATACCAGGTTCAATTTTAATATTAATTGGTGGATGGTTATTGTTACTTTAA
- a CDS encoding TIGR04100 family radical SAM protein: MNILYTIENSIYVNITNTCPCSCVFCIRNEKDEVANSGSLWLEHEPSIDEVKEAFNKYNLDEYDEIVFCGYGEPLMRINELIEVAKFIKEKSNIKTRINTNGLSDLIHNKKTAIMLKDVIDAVSVSLNAPNKEAYNRVTQPKFGEKSFDYMLDFAKDCKKYIKEVAFSVVDEISKEEIEESKQLAKELDIPLRVRHKN; this comes from the coding sequence ATGAATATCTTATATACAATTGAAAACAGTATCTATGTAAATATAACTAATACATGTCCATGTAGCTGTGTGTTTTGCATAAGAAATGAAAAAGATGAAGTAGCAAATAGTGGTAGCTTATGGTTAGAACACGAACCAAGTATTGATGAAGTAAAAGAAGCCTTTAACAAATATAATTTAGATGAATATGATGAAATTGTATTTTGTGGATATGGTGAACCACTAATGAGAATAAATGAATTAATAGAAGTTGCTAAATTTATAAAAGAAAAAAGTAATATCAAAACAAGAATAAATACAAATGGGCTAAGTGATTTAATACACAATAAAAAAACTGCTATCATGTTAAAAGATGTAATAGATGCAGTATCAGTAAGCCTTAATGCCCCAAATAAAGAAGCTTATAATAGAGTTACTCAACCAAAATTTGGAGAAAAATCATTTGATTATATGTTAGATTTTGCAAAAGATTGCAAAAAATATATAAAAGAAGTTGCTTTTTCAGTAGTAGATGAAATATCTAAAGAAGAAATAGAAGAATCTAAACAACTCGCAAAAGAACTTGATATACCATTAAGAGTTAGACATAAGAACTAA
- a CDS encoding YkgJ family cysteine cluster protein, which translates to MTSIKNKDILNCIDYSTKNKLFNKLNTVYESLPTGNCSGCGNCCMESVGINLIEFLNIFCYLEDRANLRRRCIIKIVDYYFEEYSKKNSCPFKDDDNRCLIYEVRPLNCRLFGHWKKEDYNKNLNNVTKKNNDYKELMKTQYGIEINDEVVNYRIDYCESFIPSKGYLSKSERLSFFDELMILDSKLYSSSIIDIDFKDRGIVEYFIESLFYRDLAYNVKIRISKEPKIKKRTINRIKRLILL; encoded by the coding sequence ATGACTAGTATAAAAAATAAAGATATTTTAAATTGTATAGATTATTCCACTAAAAATAAGCTCTTTAATAAACTAAATACTGTATATGAATCTTTACCAACTGGAAATTGTTCTGGCTGTGGTAATTGTTGTATGGAATCAGTAGGTATAAATTTAATTGAGTTTTTGAATATATTTTGTTATCTTGAAGATAGAGCGAATTTAAGAAGAAGATGTATAATTAAAATAGTAGACTATTATTTTGAAGAGTATTCTAAAAAAAATTCATGTCCATTCAAAGATGATGATAATAGGTGTTTAATATACGAAGTTAGACCACTAAATTGTAGATTGTTTGGACATTGGAAAAAAGAAGACTATAACAAAAACCTAAATAATGTAACTAAGAAAAATAATGACTATAAAGAGTTGATGAAGACACAATATGGGATTGAAATAAATGATGAAGTAGTGAACTATAGGATAGATTATTGTGAAAGCTTTATTCCAAGCAAAGGTTATTTGAGTAAATCTGAGAGATTAAGTTTTTTTGATGAACTTATGATACTAGATTCAAAACTATATTCCAGTAGCATTATAGATATAGATTTTAAAGATAGAGGTATAGTTGAATATTTTATAGAATCTCTATTCTACAGAGATTTAGCATATAATGTAAAAATAAGGATATCTAAAGAGCCTAAAATAAAAAAAAGAACTATTAATAGAATAAAAAGGCTTATTCTGCTATAG
- a CDS encoding GTP pyrophosphokinase family protein — MEYEKWNEILAPYEHAVEELKIKFKNIRKEYLAKGDYSPIEFVTGRTKKISSIISKLKRLNAKDIETEIDDIAGIRIMCQFVEDIYAIVDLIKVRNDMTIIGEKDYITNYKDSGYRSYHVIIKYPINSIAGSKEIICEIQIRTLAMNFWATIEHSLKYKYDHYIPETLAERLRRASDAAFLLDQEMSEIREDIMKAQAMYQMKSIAIRDTLNRIQELYDLGDTHKAMQYQRKLDRTETDKNITEILALKQEIDMLLEQYKDTKVDDRVVQ, encoded by the coding sequence ATGGAATACGAAAAATGGAATGAAATACTAGCACCTTATGAACATGCAGTAGAGGAATTAAAGATAAAATTTAAAAATATAAGAAAAGAATATTTAGCAAAAGGCGACTATTCTCCCATAGAATTTGTTACAGGAAGAACAAAAAAAATATCTTCCATAATATCTAAGTTAAAAAGGCTAAATGCAAAAGATATAGAAACTGAAATTGATGATATTGCTGGTATAAGAATAATGTGCCAGTTTGTTGAGGATATATATGCTATAGTTGATTTGATAAAAGTAAGAAATGATATGACTATAATAGGGGAAAAAGATTATATTACAAACTACAAAGATAGTGGATATAGAAGCTATCATGTTATAATAAAATATCCTATAAACTCAATTGCGGGCTCAAAAGAAATTATATGTGAAATCCAAATAAGAACTCTTGCAATGAATTTCTGGGCTACAATAGAACATTCATTAAAATATAAATATGACCATTACATACCTGAGACTCTAGCAGAAAGACTTAGAAGAGCATCTGATGCTGCGTTTCTCTTAGACCAAGAAATGAGTGAAATAAGAGAGGATATAATGAAAGCTCAGGCTATGTATCAAATGAAGTCTATAGCGATTAGAGACACTCTAAATAGAATACAAGAGTTATATGACTTAGGTGATACACATAAAGCTATGCAGTATCAAAGAAAGTTGGATAGAACTGAGACAGACAAAAACATAACCGAAATTTTAGCATTAAAACAGGAAATAGATATGTTATTAGAGCAATATAAGGATACTAAGGTAGATGATAGAGTGGTTCAATAA
- a CDS encoding SAM-dependent methyltransferase, which translates to MNKQSIGKLNMFFMGITQRNLENEDFFIELEVVFKSGRKEFKGIAIEEEGKYKFNFKGKSELYTFSELLKNISKETENYEGLVFRYIERGTIVVIEGDNKKVNVKYLDNKEEVPKIDEFTASQIKNREYYVKVGQANALLKEIGVLTKDGKIKNDKIRKYNQIDHFVELIDNILKEIKDKDCITILDCACGKSYLSFVLNFYIKEVLKKNCYFIGIDYSDVVIEASKKMAKNLGYKNMSFIKEDLTNYTPNRDVDLVISLHACDTATDMAIGLGIRAKSEAIVVVPCCHKELLSQYKYEAMEPILKHGVFKARFADLITDGLRTLLLEGNGYDTSVVEYISPLDTPKNLMIRAIKTKTNNEKALNEYRELKTQFGVEPTLEKLIY; encoded by the coding sequence ATGAATAAGCAGAGTATAGGAAAACTGAATATGTTTTTTATGGGGATTACTCAGAGAAACCTTGAAAATGAAGATTTTTTTATTGAGTTAGAAGTAGTTTTTAAATCAGGAAGAAAAGAATTTAAAGGAATTGCAATAGAAGAAGAAGGTAAGTACAAATTTAATTTTAAAGGTAAGTCAGAGTTATATACATTTAGTGAATTATTGAAAAATATATCTAAAGAAACAGAAAATTATGAAGGCCTAGTATTTAGATATATTGAAAGAGGTACTATTGTCGTAATAGAAGGAGACAATAAAAAAGTAAATGTAAAGTATCTAGATAATAAAGAAGAAGTACCAAAAATAGATGAATTTACAGCATCTCAAATAAAAAACAGAGAGTATTATGTAAAAGTAGGACAAGCAAATGCACTTTTAAAAGAAATTGGAGTGCTTACAAAAGATGGTAAAATAAAAAATGATAAAATAAGAAAGTATAATCAAATAGACCACTTTGTGGAGCTTATAGACAATATTTTAAAAGAAATAAAAGACAAAGATTGCATAACAATATTGGATTGTGCTTGTGGTAAATCATATCTAAGTTTTGTACTAAATTTCTATATAAAAGAAGTACTAAAGAAAAACTGTTATTTTATAGGAATAGATTATTCAGATGTAGTTATAGAAGCCTCAAAGAAGATGGCTAAAAACTTAGGCTATAAAAATATGTCGTTTATAAAAGAGGATTTAACTAATTATACACCTAATAGAGATGTTGACCTTGTAATAAGTTTACATGCTTGTGATACAGCAACAGATATGGCTATAGGACTAGGAATTAGAGCAAAATCAGAAGCTATAGTAGTAGTACCATGCTGTCATAAGGAGTTATTAAGTCAATATAAATATGAAGCCATGGAACCGATATTAAAGCATGGAGTATTTAAAGCTAGGTTTGCAGACTTAATAACTGATGGTTTAAGAACATTATTGTTAGAAGGAAATGGATACGATACTTCTGTGGTAGAATACATATCCCCATTAGATACACCAAAAAATTTAATGATAAGAGCAATAAAAACTAAAACAAATAATGAAAAAGCATTAAATGAATATAGAGAACTAAAAACACAATTTGGAGTAGAACCAACTTTAGAAAAACTGATATATTAG
- a CDS encoding hydrolase, translated as MNKLNICIDIDGTITSPYHFLPYLNDIFNKNITESECITHNWEELYGSEIRDVYAEFNNKYVHSYDEAEIVEGAIEVIDELSKGHNLSFVTARHECLTDVTKNWLIRQGILDIDVYLLGSDYKVEKARELSCDIFIEDNPLNSVQLADAGVKVILLDTNYNKDIEHQNIIRVNNWIDIKKIIEQSN; from the coding sequence ATGAACAAATTAAATATATGTATTGATATAGATGGAACAATAACTAGCCCTTATCATTTTCTTCCATACCTAAATGATATCTTCAATAAAAACATTACAGAGTCAGAGTGTATAACTCACAATTGGGAAGAATTATATGGTTCAGAAATAAGGGATGTATATGCAGAATTTAATAATAAGTATGTACATTCATATGATGAAGCAGAAATTGTAGAAGGAGCTATTGAGGTAATAGATGAATTATCTAAGGGGCATAATTTATCTTTTGTAACAGCTAGACATGAGTGTTTAACTGATGTAACTAAAAACTGGTTAATTAGACAAGGAATTTTAGATATAGATGTTTACTTATTAGGAAGTGATTATAAAGTTGAAAAAGCAAGAGAGCTGAGTTGTGATATATTTATAGAAGATAACCCTTTAAACTCAGTCCAATTGGCTGATGCAGGTGTTAAAGTAATACTTTTAGATACTAACTATAATAAAGATATTGAACATCAAAACATAATTAGAGTTAATAACTGGATAGATATTAAAAAGATTATAGAACAAAGCAATTAA
- a CDS encoding MSCRAMM family adhesin SdrC, whose translation MRWILVFIFLYLIPLIVIFRNYKNFKRSCIYSSIYVVLATTIMISNIYMSGLNKIKESMYYHNYISDETYDEKYVSNFNEKEDKDLKQDKKDSKELNNKNVDNVDSKQDKNTQSTENNNEENKKDLTKDNDLEKNTSTNSESEKQGNTKENSDNYTSKENDSEDIKKIDLESIGIFKKEIYNIERVALVPMRECIPYTKDLAKSITRLSSIKKDVTNARNKCKEVIEEYENMQIPELSKDEYTNVLSSARDDVKKAYELRQKSMDSALKLINTKSPKYIGRITEYLDLSDKQIESFKNRLNDLNEEIDGSNTID comes from the coding sequence ATGAGGTGGATATTAGTTTTTATATTTTTATATCTTATTCCTTTGATAGTGATATTCAGAAATTACAAGAATTTTAAGAGGTCTTGTATCTACAGTAGTATTTATGTAGTATTAGCTACAACAATAATGATAAGTAACATCTATATGAGTGGACTTAATAAGATAAAAGAATCTATGTATTATCATAATTATATTTCTGATGAGACATATGATGAGAAATATGTATCAAATTTCAATGAAAAAGAAGATAAGGATTTAAAACAAGATAAAAAAGATAGCAAAGAATTAAATAACAAAAATGTAGATAATGTAGATAGTAAACAAGATAAAAACACACAAAGCACAGAAAACAATAACGAAGAAAATAAAAAAGATTTAACAAAAGATAATGATTTAGAAAAAAATACTTCAACAAATAGCGAATCAGAAAAACAAGGAAATACTAAAGAAAACAGTGATAATTATACAAGTAAAGAAAATGATTCTGAAGATATTAAAAAAATAGACCTAGAAAGTATAGGAATTTTCAAGAAAGAAATTTATAATATAGAAAGAGTAGCTTTAGTACCAATGAGAGAATGTATACCTTACACTAAGGATTTAGCAAAAAGTATAACTAGATTATCTAGTATAAAAAAAGATGTTACAAATGCTAGAAATAAATGTAAGGAAGTTATAGAAGAGTATGAGAATATGCAAATTCCAGAGCTTTCTAAGGATGAATATACAAATGTATTGAGTAGTGCTAGAGATGATGTAAAAAAGGCGTATGAACTTAGACAAAAGTCTATGGATAGTGCCTTAAAATTAATAAATACTAAAAGTCCTAAATATATAGGAAGAATAACTGAGTATCTTGATTTGTCAGATAAGCAGATAGAAAGTTTTAAAAATAGATTGAATGATTTAAATGAAGAAATAGATGGGTCAAATACCATTGATTAG
- a CDS encoding MBL fold metallo-hydrolase — MVNLTKVKGNTFFIKGGTNTGIYVFEDNTALMIDPGLCGSRPRRVTKVLDENKIQVRYIINTHGHDDHYGACNQFKEHYKDVCVMSSKYDKLYIENPELFSKYIVGGKSNIFMDNILKSKMLDDIEIDKTIDAGRLELNNEMIDIIEFQGHTPGSIAVLTKDKVIFVGDLLIGDEILSKYDFLFLYDIQEQMNSLEKLKGVDFEYLVLGHGKQVISKEDAYKLIEKHLNALEKYLYQIRQLLEKPKSLEILLKNIINNNNLSNNYKEYHFFKSSLISVISYLIDLDEIGYILEDGELLYYTKTK; from the coding sequence ATGGTGAATCTAACAAAAGTAAAAGGAAATACTTTTTTTATAAAAGGTGGTACAAATACAGGAATATATGTGTTTGAGGATAATACAGCACTTATGATAGACCCAGGATTATGTGGTTCGAGGCCCAGAAGAGTAACCAAAGTATTGGATGAAAATAAAATACAAGTTAGATATATTATAAATACTCATGGTCATGATGACCACTATGGGGCATGTAATCAATTTAAAGAACATTATAAAGATGTGTGCGTAATGTCATCAAAATACGATAAGTTATATATAGAAAACCCAGAATTATTTTCAAAGTATATTGTTGGGGGGAAAAGCAATATATTTATGGATAATATTTTAAAAAGTAAAATGCTAGATGATATAGAAATAGACAAAACTATAGATGCAGGTAGATTGGAATTAAATAATGAAATGATTGATATAATTGAATTTCAGGGACATACACCTGGAAGTATAGCTGTTTTGACTAAAGATAAGGTGATTTTTGTGGGAGACCTTTTGATAGGAGATGAAATTCTATCAAAATACGATTTCTTATTTTTATATGATATACAAGAACAAATGAACTCATTAGAAAAGTTAAAAGGTGTAGATTTTGAGTATTTGGTTTTGGGTCATGGAAAACAAGTTATATCAAAAGAAGATGCTTATAAATTAATAGAAAAGCATTTGAATGCTTTAGAGAAATATTTGTACCAAATAAGACAGTTACTTGAAAAACCAAAATCTTTAGAAATTTTACTAAAAAACATTATAAATAACAATAATTTAAGCAATAATTATAAAGAGTATCATTTTTTTAAATCTTCATTGATATCTGTCATAAGTTACCTAATTGATTTAGACGAAATAGGGTATATCTTAGAGGATGGAGAATTGCTTTACTATACAAAAACGAAATAA
- a CDS encoding TIGR04002 family protein: MEKMNKATSKKTTCIVTSALFASIICLTIAYILHIPVGGNNGYVHIGDAFIYLAATILPTNYAIAASAIGAGLADLSTGAAMWVIPTIIIKPILVLFFTSKSDKIINKRNIIASIVAGIVGLVLYMFAEGIIIGSFTSAFVMSLLGLLQPIGSFIVFVLLGMALDKLDFKRRYFN; encoded by the coding sequence TTGGAAAAAATGAATAAAGCAACTTCTAAAAAGACGACCTGTATCGTCACTTCAGCGTTATTTGCATCTATAATATGTTTGACAATAGCTTATATATTACATATTCCAGTTGGTGGAAACAATGGATATGTTCACATAGGAGATGCTTTTATTTATCTAGCTGCAACTATTTTGCCAACAAACTATGCTATAGCGGCCTCTGCAATAGGTGCTGGTCTAGCTGATTTATCTACAGGAGCTGCAATGTGGGTAATACCAACTATAATTATAAAGCCAATACTTGTATTATTTTTCACTTCTAAAAGTGACAAGATAATAAATAAAAGAAATATAATTGCTTCAATTGTAGCAGGCATAGTTGGTCTAGTTTTATATATGTTTGCTGAGGGAATAATTATTGGAAGCTTTACAAGTGCTTTTGTAATGAGTTTACTTGGTTTGTTACAGCCAATAGGAAGCTTTATTGTGTTTGTACTTCTAGGGATGGCACTTGATAAACTTGATTTTAAAAGACGTTATTTTAACTAA
- a CDS encoding helix-turn-helix domain-containing protein — protein MQNLNEIIAENLKKIRKEKHLSLDKISQLSGVSKSMLSQIEKCEVNPTISTIKKITNGLKISFTSLMERQESDIELVDKKDVDHFIEDDGKYVSYPIFPFDSKRRFEIFMIEIEEGGTLDSNAELSGTQEFITVFSGEITIKINGEDYIVSSGNSIRFKADVSHIYRNSGRGIAKISMVVYYV, from the coding sequence ATGCAGAATTTAAATGAAATAATTGCTGAGAACTTAAAAAAAATAAGAAAAGAAAAGCATCTTAGCCTAGATAAAATTTCTCAACTTAGTGGAGTAAGTAAGAGCATGTTGTCTCAAATTGAAAAATGTGAAGTGAATCCAACCATATCTACTATCAAGAAAATAACGAATGGATTGAAAATATCATTTACATCATTGATGGAAAGACAAGAAAGTGATATAGAATTGGTTGATAAAAAGGATGTAGACCATTTTATTGAAGATGATGGAAAATATGTAAGTTATCCAATATTTCCATTTGATTCTAAGAGAAGATTTGAAATATTTATGATTGAGATAGAAGAAGGTGGAACGTTGGATTCAAATGCTGAACTTTCAGGAACGCAAGAGTTCATTACAGTTTTTAGTGGTGAAATAACTATTAAAATAAATGGCGAGGATTATATTGTATCTAGTGGAAATTCTATAAGATTTAAAGCTGATGTATCACATATATATAGAAACTCAGGTAGAGGTATAGCTAAAATAAGTATGGTAGTATATTATGTATAA
- the asnB gene encoding asparagine synthase (glutamine-hydrolyzing) — protein MIKLEKKYLTRKDTCMIKILEYSGHIRNWKSLCEELGIDSLLSREEREQAILVKAYEAWGYDMANHMHGMFAFALWDDVKRKLFCLRDQFGVKPFYYYETAKGELLYGSSIRKIMEQPGFVKELNEEMLQMYMSFTYVAGENTFFHGVRKLMPGHYLIYQRRTVHVERYWKPEFCPDYSKSLNEWANEIHKTFQNIMLEAKSEDETGNLFLSGGVDSSYVLAMSDIKTTDSCGYEEEWFDESKLAQKTADILGCKNSRYIITPEEYFTTVPYVMYHMEQPIGDASAIAFAIGCRVAAEQTKLCYSGEGADEFFGGYNIYHKAEYYGDNLKSFYIGNTNIMNEDEKQRVLKKYNPDVLPIQLAKRIYEEAEDLDAFTHMSNVDIQLWLEGDIYFNVDKMSTAVGLEIRMPLTDTRIFDIASRMPSEYKVKEEQNKIAFRTAAAKVLPEDVAFRNKLGFIVPIRIWMANDQYNQDIRDKFRSEMAEKFFNIDEINAIFDDYIAGNSDNWRKIWAIYTFLVWYEIYFVKC, from the coding sequence ATGATAAAATTGGAAAAAAAGTATTTAACACGAAAAGATACATGTATGATAAAAATTCTAGAATACAGTGGACATATTCGAAACTGGAAATCTCTCTGTGAAGAACTTGGAATCGATTCTTTATTATCCAGAGAGGAGCGTGAACAAGCAATTTTAGTAAAAGCATATGAGGCCTGGGGATATGATATGGCAAATCATATGCATGGCATGTTTGCCTTTGCATTATGGGATGATGTGAAAAGGAAACTATTTTGCCTAAGAGACCAGTTTGGAGTGAAGCCTTTTTATTATTATGAGACGGCAAAAGGAGAACTTCTCTATGGCTCATCTATTCGTAAGATTATGGAACAGCCAGGATTCGTGAAAGAGTTGAATGAAGAAATGCTACAAATGTACATGTCTTTTACATATGTAGCAGGTGAAAACACATTCTTCCATGGAGTGAGGAAGCTTATGCCAGGACATTATCTTATCTATCAGAGGAGAACAGTACATGTCGAGCGTTATTGGAAGCCTGAGTTTTGCCCTGACTACAGCAAGTCTCTTAATGAATGGGCAAATGAAATTCATAAAACATTTCAGAATATTATGTTAGAGGCAAAATCAGAGGATGAGACTGGAAATTTATTCCTATCAGGGGGCGTTGACTCATCTTATGTGCTTGCAATGTCAGATATAAAAACAACAGATTCATGCGGTTATGAGGAAGAGTGGTTTGATGAATCAAAATTAGCACAAAAGACAGCAGATATTCTTGGCTGTAAGAATTCGAGATATATAATTACACCTGAAGAGTATTTTACGACAGTACCTTATGTAATGTATCATATGGAGCAGCCAATTGGGGATGCATCTGCTATTGCTTTTGCGATTGGATGCAGGGTAGCAGCTGAGCAAACGAAGCTTTGTTACTCTGGAGAAGGGGCAGATGAGTTCTTTGGTGGATATAATATATACCATAAGGCAGAATATTACGGGGATAATCTAAAGTCCTTTTATATTGGCAATACAAATATTATGAATGAAGATGAGAAACAAAGAGTTCTTAAGAAATACAATCCTGATGTGCTTCCTATTCAACTTGCAAAAAGAATTTATGAAGAAGCAGAAGACTTAGATGCATTTACTCATATGTCAAATGTAGACATCCAGCTATGGTTGGAAGGAGACATCTATTTTAATGTAGATAAAATGAGCACTGCAGTCGGATTGGAAATTAGAATGCCTCTTACAGATACAAGAATTTTTGATATTGCATCAAGAATGCCATCAGAATATAAAGTAAAAGAAGAACAGAATAAAATTGCATTCCGTACAGCTGCGGCAAAAGTCTTGCCAGAAGATGTTGCTTTCAGGAATAAGCTGGGGTTTATTGTTCCAATTCGTATATGGATGGCCAATGATCAGTATAACCAGGATATCCGAGATAAATTCCGCAGTGAGATGGCAGAAAAATTCTTTAACATAGATGAGATTAATGCTATTTTTGATGACTATATTGCTGGAAACTCTGATAATTGGAGAAAGATTTGGGCAATTTATACATTCCTAGTGTGGTATGAAATATATTTTGTGAAATGTTAA